Proteins encoded in a region of the Elaeis guineensis isolate ETL-2024a chromosome 7, EG11, whole genome shotgun sequence genome:
- the LOC105047961 gene encoding uncharacterized protein isoform X2 → MMQFELVKRENRVRVWGGALLLFVFVMVATPRIPHSPALHLFADMRNFLGVPNTLNVLTSFPFLLIGVPGLVLCLSGSCFGISLKGEVWGWALYYAGAAAAAFGSAYYHLKPDDERVIWDRLPMMISASSVLSNLLIERYDERMGITCLFSLLMLVLVSIACERTFDDLRLCMMFYFVPCVAIPAMVFLFPPKYTHSKYWFWATGFYLLARFVAIADKRVYSVTRYAISGHSLEHLCLAMVPMMLTLMLWFRNIKIARAEGKV, encoded by the exons ATGATGCAGTTCGAGTTGGTGAAGAGAGAGAACCGGGTCCGTGTGTGGGGCGGGGCCCTCTTGCTGTTCGTCTTCGTCATGGTCGCCACCCCGAGAATCCCCCACTCCCCCGCCCTCCACCTCTTCGCCGACATGCGCAACTTCTTGG GAGTTCCCAATACTCTGAACGTGCTGACGAGCTTTCCCTTCTTGCTGATCGGCGTGCCTGGCCTCGTCCTCTGCCTCTCCGGCAGCTGTTTCGGCATCAG CTTAAAAGGGGAGGTCTGGGGCTGGGCATTGTATTATGCTGGGGCAGCGGCGGCTGCTTTTGGATCTGCTTATTATCATCTGAAGCCGGACGACGAACGGGTTATTTGGGACCGATTACCG ATGATGATTTCAGCCTCTTCAGTCCTATCTAACTTACTCATAGAGCGATATGATGAGCGGATGGGGATTACATGTTTGTTTTCCCTCCTAATGCTTGTTTTGGTTAGCATTGCATGCGAAAG GACCTTTGATGATCTTCGTCTCTGCATGATGTTCTATTTTGTTCCATGTGTTGCAATTCCTGCAATGGTATTCTTGTTCCCACCAAAGTACACCCATTCAAAATATTGGTTCTGGGCAACAG GGTTTTACCTTCTGGCGAGATTTGTGGCCATTGCAGATAAAAGGGTTTACAGTGTAACAAGATATGCTATCAGTGGCCACTCGTTGGAGCACCTTTGTTTAGCAATGGTTCCTATGATGCTTACTCTGATGCTCTGGTTCAGAAATATTAAGATTGCGAG GGCAGAAGGGAAAGTATAA
- the LOC105047961 gene encoding uncharacterized protein isoform X1 → MMQFELVKRENRVRVWGGALLLFVFVMVATPRIPHSPALHLFADMRNFLGVPNTLNVLTSFPFLLIGVPGLVLCLSGSCFGISLKGEVWGWALYYAGAAAAAFGSAYYHLKPDDERVIWDRLPMMISASSVLSNLLIERYDERMGITCLFSLLMLVLVSIACERTFDDLRLCMMFYFVPCVAIPAMVFLFPPKYTHSKYWFWATGFYLLARFVAIADKRVYSVTRYAISGHSLEHLCLAMVPMMLTLMLWFRNIKIARRESIRS, encoded by the exons ATGATGCAGTTCGAGTTGGTGAAGAGAGAGAACCGGGTCCGTGTGTGGGGCGGGGCCCTCTTGCTGTTCGTCTTCGTCATGGTCGCCACCCCGAGAATCCCCCACTCCCCCGCCCTCCACCTCTTCGCCGACATGCGCAACTTCTTGG GAGTTCCCAATACTCTGAACGTGCTGACGAGCTTTCCCTTCTTGCTGATCGGCGTGCCTGGCCTCGTCCTCTGCCTCTCCGGCAGCTGTTTCGGCATCAG CTTAAAAGGGGAGGTCTGGGGCTGGGCATTGTATTATGCTGGGGCAGCGGCGGCTGCTTTTGGATCTGCTTATTATCATCTGAAGCCGGACGACGAACGGGTTATTTGGGACCGATTACCG ATGATGATTTCAGCCTCTTCAGTCCTATCTAACTTACTCATAGAGCGATATGATGAGCGGATGGGGATTACATGTTTGTTTTCCCTCCTAATGCTTGTTTTGGTTAGCATTGCATGCGAAAG GACCTTTGATGATCTTCGTCTCTGCATGATGTTCTATTTTGTTCCATGTGTTGCAATTCCTGCAATGGTATTCTTGTTCCCACCAAAGTACACCCATTCAAAATATTGGTTCTGGGCAACAG GGTTTTACCTTCTGGCGAGATTTGTGGCCATTGCAGATAAAAGGGTTTACAGTGTAACAAGATATGCTATCAGTGGCCACTCGTTGGAGCACCTTTGTTTAGCAATGGTTCCTATGATGCTTACTCTGATGCTCTGGTTCAGAAATATTAAGATTGCGAG AAGGGAAAGTATAAGGTCATAA
- the LOC105047961 gene encoding uncharacterized protein isoform X3 translates to MMQFELVKRENRVRVWGGALLLFVFVMVATPRIPHSPALHLFADMRNFLGVPNTLNVLTSFPFLLIGVPGLVLCLSGSCFGISLKGEVWGWALYYAGAAAAAFGSAYYHLKPDDERVIWDRLPMMISASSVLSNLLIERYDERMGITCLFSLLMLVLVSIACERTFDDLRLCMMFYFVPCVAIPAMVFLFPPKYTHSKYWFWATGFYLLARFVAIADKRVYSVTRYAISGHSLEHLCLAMVPMMLTLMLWFRNIKIARDS, encoded by the exons ATGATGCAGTTCGAGTTGGTGAAGAGAGAGAACCGGGTCCGTGTGTGGGGCGGGGCCCTCTTGCTGTTCGTCTTCGTCATGGTCGCCACCCCGAGAATCCCCCACTCCCCCGCCCTCCACCTCTTCGCCGACATGCGCAACTTCTTGG GAGTTCCCAATACTCTGAACGTGCTGACGAGCTTTCCCTTCTTGCTGATCGGCGTGCCTGGCCTCGTCCTCTGCCTCTCCGGCAGCTGTTTCGGCATCAG CTTAAAAGGGGAGGTCTGGGGCTGGGCATTGTATTATGCTGGGGCAGCGGCGGCTGCTTTTGGATCTGCTTATTATCATCTGAAGCCGGACGACGAACGGGTTATTTGGGACCGATTACCG ATGATGATTTCAGCCTCTTCAGTCCTATCTAACTTACTCATAGAGCGATATGATGAGCGGATGGGGATTACATGTTTGTTTTCCCTCCTAATGCTTGTTTTGGTTAGCATTGCATGCGAAAG GACCTTTGATGATCTTCGTCTCTGCATGATGTTCTATTTTGTTCCATGTGTTGCAATTCCTGCAATGGTATTCTTGTTCCCACCAAAGTACACCCATTCAAAATATTGGTTCTGGGCAACAG GGTTTTACCTTCTGGCGAGATTTGTGGCCATTGCAGATAAAAGGGTTTACAGTGTAACAAGATATGCTATCAGTGGCCACTCGTTGGAGCACCTTTGTTTAGCAATGGTTCCTATGATGCTTACTCTGATGCTCTGGTTCAGAAATATTAAGATTGCGAG GGACTCTTGA